The following coding sequences lie in one Nitratireductor mangrovi genomic window:
- the tuf gene encoding elongation factor Tu produces the protein MAKGKFERNKPHVNIGTIGHVDHGKTSLTAAITKYFGEFKAYDMIDAAPEEKARGITISTAHVEYETDARHYAHVDCPGHADYVKNMITGAAQMDGAILVVSAADGPMPQTREHILLARQVGVPAIVVFLNKVDQVDDAELLELVELEVRELLSSYEFPGDDIPIVKGSALAALEDSNKEIGEDAIRELMKEVDAYIPTPERPVDQPFLMPIEDVFSISGRGTVVTGRVERGIVKVGEEVEIVGIRPTSKTTVTGVEMFRKLLDQGQAGDNIGALLRGIDREGVERGQVLCKPGSVTPHTKFKAEAYILTKEEGGRHTPFFTNYRPQFYFRTTDVTGVVTLPEGTEMVMPGDNVTVDVELIVPIAMEEKLRFAIREGGRTVGAGIVASITE, from the coding sequence ATGGCAAAAGGTAAATTCGAGCGTAATAAGCCTCATGTGAACATTGGCACGATTGGTCACGTTGACCATGGCAAGACGTCGTTGACGGCGGCGATCACGAAGTATTTTGGCGAGTTCAAGGCGTATGACATGATTGACGCAGCGCCTGAGGAGAAGGCGCGGGGCATCACGATCTCGACGGCGCATGTCGAGTACGAGACGGATGCGCGCCACTACGCGCATGTCGACTGCCCGGGCCACGCCGACTACGTGAAGAACATGATCACGGGTGCCGCGCAGATGGACGGCGCGATCCTGGTTGTTTCGGCGGCGGACGGCCCGATGCCGCAGACGCGCGAGCACATCCTGCTTGCCCGCCAGGTCGGCGTTCCGGCGATCGTCGTGTTCCTGAACAAGGTCGACCAGGTCGACGATGCCGAGCTTCTGGAGCTTGTCGAGCTCGAGGTTCGCGAGCTCCTGTCGAGCTACGAGTTCCCGGGCGACGACATTCCGATCGTGAAGGGCTCTGCGCTGGCGGCGCTCGAGGACTCCAACAAGGAGATCGGCGAGGACGCGATCCGCGAGCTGATGAAGGAAGTCGACGCCTATATCCCGACGCCTGAGCGTCCGGTCGACCAGCCGTTCCTGATGCCGATCGAGGACGTGTTCTCGATCTCGGGCCGCGGCACGGTTGTGACGGGCCGCGTCGAGCGCGGCATCGTGAAGGTCGGCGAGGAGGTCGAGATCGTCGGCATCCGCCCGACTTCGAAGACGACGGTGACGGGCGTCGAGATGTTCCGCAAGCTTCTGGACCAGGGCCAGGCGGGCGACAACATCGGCGCGCTTCTGCGCGGCATCGACCGCGAGGGCGTGGAGCGCGGCCAGGTTCTGTGCAAGCCGGGTTCGGTGACGCCGCACACCAAGTTCAAGGCCGAGGCCTATATCCTGACCAAGGAGGAGGGCGGCCGCCACACGCCGTTCTTCACCAACTACCGCCCGCAGTTCTATTTCCGCACGACGGACGTGACGGGTGTCGTCACGCTTCCGGAAGGCACGGAGATGGTGATGCCGGGCGACAATGTGACGGTTGACGTTGAACTGATCGTGCCGA